A genomic stretch from Corynebacterium faecale includes:
- a CDS encoding NAD(P)/FAD-dependent oxidoreductase, with amino-acid sequence MQNTVQKIVIAGHGIAGLTAGDALRRQGFQGDLTIIGEDPHPTYSRPALSKAALNPDADLMDTILPEATHAATEVQGSVVGLDVAAQHVELADGTTVPYDGLVIATGTRARRFTDNPNEYTLRTLDEAATLRTRLAAKPTVTVIGGGPLGMEVASGARALGCEVRLIQFGLPMLLQMGPVIAQILTDVARDNGVEVIDAMVRSVTPALSPAPSGLQVELDNGQIITSDVVVSAIGDAPNTEWLEDSGLLLDGRLITDTRGRVTDNIVAAGDVAWFNGQRSPVWTSAIEEAKIAAAALLHGDDAPTINYQPYFWTDQFGLNIKISGPIPHEGDPIVVEGSLTERSALLHWPTLGTAAAINYRMPVPRLHKLAKSALQVS; translated from the coding sequence GTGCAGAACACCGTGCAAAAAATTGTCATTGCCGGCCACGGAATCGCAGGGCTCACCGCAGGTGATGCTCTCCGACGACAGGGGTTCCAGGGCGATCTCACCATCATCGGTGAGGACCCCCATCCCACCTACAGCCGCCCCGCCCTGTCAAAAGCGGCACTGAACCCGGACGCCGACCTCATGGACACCATCCTTCCGGAGGCGACCCACGCAGCCACTGAGGTCCAGGGTTCCGTGGTCGGCCTTGATGTCGCTGCACAGCACGTTGAGCTTGCCGACGGAACCACCGTCCCCTACGACGGCCTGGTTATCGCCACCGGCACCCGCGCACGCAGGTTCACCGACAACCCGAATGAGTACACCCTGCGCACCCTCGATGAGGCGGCCACGCTCCGCACGCGCCTGGCGGCGAAGCCAACCGTCACCGTCATCGGCGGTGGCCCACTCGGCATGGAGGTGGCCTCCGGAGCACGTGCACTCGGCTGCGAGGTCCGCCTGATCCAATTCGGCTTGCCGATGCTGCTGCAGATGGGCCCGGTGATCGCCCAGATCCTCACTGATGTCGCACGTGACAACGGTGTTGAGGTCATCGATGCGATGGTGCGATCGGTCACCCCTGCACTTTCTCCTGCGCCGTCGGGATTACAGGTCGAGCTGGACAACGGCCAGATCATCACCTCCGATGTCGTGGTATCCGCCATCGGCGATGCTCCTAATACTGAATGGCTGGAAGACTCAGGCCTCCTCCTGGACGGACGCCTGATCACGGACACCCGCGGCAGGGTGACAGACAATATCGTTGCCGCCGGCGATGTGGCCTGGTTCAACGGGCAGCGCTCCCCCGTGTGGACCTCCGCCATCGAAGAAGCCAAGATCGCCGCCGCCGCGCTCCTCCACGGTGATGACGCCCCCACCATCAACTACCAGCCCTATTTCTGGACTGATCAGTTCGGGTTGAATATAAAAATCAGTGGCCCGATCCCCCACGAAGGTGACCCCATCGTGGTCGAGGGATCCCTCACGGAACGGTCCGCCCTGTTGCATTGGCCGACACTGGGGACCGCCGCAGCCATCAATTACCGCATGCCGGTGCCACGTCTGCACAAGCTGGCCAAGTCGGCGCTGCAGGTGTCCTGA
- a CDS encoding LysR family transcriptional regulator: MNEEFGNLANVDLNLLVSLHAILEEGSVTAAADRVGLSQPAMSHALRRIRKLLGDEILIRQGAVNVLTPRARDMLGPLREVLQKTTGLLGGQVFNPEFSRRTLTLAMSSSVAYVVGQSISLLMERESPTMSLRVITTDDISDSVFIDQGADVLLVAEGYEVPHPRERLFDDEWVVVGGHPELLEGDVISCLQDWPHVGLQSARATRPYELLRHRGLDVKMKVHVTDYLVVPQFVAGVRKLALHRRRVVERMARTLPVYVADFPFPILGLGVDMVHNPWQHDDVFRSWVGDLLHRAIAMHDVNSGD, translated from the coding sequence ATGAATGAAGAGTTCGGCAACCTCGCCAATGTGGATCTCAATCTCCTGGTTTCCCTCCATGCGATCCTGGAGGAGGGGTCGGTCACCGCGGCGGCGGATCGGGTGGGTCTTTCGCAACCTGCCATGAGCCATGCCCTGCGGAGGATCAGGAAATTGCTCGGTGATGAGATCCTCATCCGTCAGGGGGCTGTCAACGTACTCACCCCGCGGGCTCGCGACATGCTCGGGCCGCTCCGTGAAGTCCTGCAGAAAACCACGGGCCTGCTCGGTGGGCAGGTGTTCAATCCGGAGTTCAGTCGCAGAACCCTGACGCTTGCGATGTCCAGTTCCGTCGCTTATGTCGTTGGCCAGTCGATCTCCCTGCTCATGGAGCGGGAGTCACCGACCATGTCTCTCAGGGTCATCACCACAGATGATATTTCTGATTCAGTGTTCATTGATCAGGGTGCGGATGTGCTGCTGGTGGCGGAGGGGTATGAAGTCCCACACCCTCGCGAGCGGCTTTTTGATGATGAATGGGTGGTGGTTGGCGGCCACCCTGAACTGCTGGAGGGGGACGTCATTTCCTGTCTGCAGGACTGGCCGCATGTTGGTCTACAGTCCGCCCGGGCCACCAGGCCCTATGAGCTCCTCCGTCACCGGGGTCTGGACGTGAAAATGAAGGTGCATGTCACTGATTATCTGGTGGTTCCCCAGTTTGTGGCAGGGGTTCGGAAGTTGGCTCTCCACAGGCGTCGGGTAGTTGAGCGCATGGCACGGACCCTGCCTGTTTATGTCGCTGATTTCCCTTTTCCCATCCTCGGCCTGGGTGTGGACATGGTTCACAATCCATGGCAGCACGACGATGTGTTCCGCAGCTGGGTGGGTGACCTCCTCCATAGGGCCATCGCCATGCATGATGTGAATAGTGGTGATTAG
- a CDS encoding lipoate--protein ligase family protein, whose amino-acid sequence MTHHFEIKVPGGKLVVVDVTTDNDTITKLQVSGDFFIDPDEAFLALGSALEGASVKDPAAELTRRFDAALAPFGDELEFHGFTTADIAQAVRRAVTGGTDFTDHEWEILHPGILPTPVNVALDDLLLEQVATGQRPPTLRFWEWDDRAIVMGSFQSYLNEIDADGVSEHEVTVVRRMSGGGAMFMEGGNCITYSLYAPDSLVAGMNYEDSYEYLDRWVLAALKEHGVEAWYVPINDITSTGGKIGGAAQKRRAGAILHHVTMSYDIDADMMTQVLRIGKVKIADKGLRSAKKRVDPLRRQTGAPRESIIETMKSTFAARYGGSVVELSPEDLAAAEELVAGRYGTDEWTHRVP is encoded by the coding sequence ATGACGCACCATTTTGAAATCAAGGTACCCGGCGGAAAACTAGTGGTGGTGGATGTCACGACGGACAATGACACCATCACCAAGCTGCAGGTTTCGGGTGATTTTTTCATTGATCCCGATGAGGCGTTCCTCGCACTGGGATCCGCGCTCGAAGGCGCATCAGTCAAGGATCCTGCAGCCGAGTTGACCCGCCGTTTCGATGCTGCCCTCGCACCCTTCGGTGACGAACTGGAATTCCACGGTTTCACCACCGCTGATATTGCCCAGGCGGTGCGTCGCGCGGTGACCGGCGGTACCGATTTCACCGATCATGAGTGGGAGATCCTGCATCCCGGCATCCTGCCCACACCTGTGAATGTGGCCCTGGATGATCTGCTCCTGGAGCAGGTCGCCACCGGCCAGCGCCCACCCACCCTGCGGTTCTGGGAATGGGATGACCGCGCCATCGTCATGGGATCCTTCCAGTCCTATCTGAACGAGATCGACGCCGACGGTGTTTCTGAGCACGAGGTGACGGTGGTTCGTCGTATGTCCGGTGGTGGTGCGATGTTCATGGAGGGTGGCAACTGCATCACCTATTCCCTCTATGCCCCGGACTCGCTGGTCGCAGGCATGAACTATGAGGACTCCTACGAATACCTGGACCGCTGGGTTTTGGCTGCTCTGAAGGAACACGGTGTGGAGGCCTGGTATGTCCCCATCAATGACATCACCTCCACCGGAGGCAAGATCGGTGGTGCTGCACAGAAACGTCGCGCGGGTGCGATCCTGCACCATGTGACCATGTCCTATGACATTGACGCGGACATGATGACCCAGGTGCTGCGTATCGGCAAGGTGAAGATCGCCGACAAGGGGCTGCGTTCTGCCAAGAAGCGTGTGGATCCCCTGCGCCGGCAGACCGGTGCCCCGCGCGAGAGCATCATTGAGACCATGAAATCCACCTTCGCTGCCCGTTATGGTGGATCCGTGGTGGAGCTTTCACCGGAGGATCTGGCGGCCGCGGAGGAACTCGTGGCCGGGCGTTATGGCACCGATGAGTGGACGCACCGCGTTCCTTAG
- a CDS encoding thiamine pyrophosphate-requiring protein → MSVSDLIVRRLIDWGVTRIYGYSGDGNNALLGAIRRAGENLDFIAARHEEGAAFMAVGDAKYSRKVGVVTATQGPGAVHLLNGLYDAKLDSAPVVALVAQQSRSVLGSDYQQEIDLHNLFADVATPFMETITTPEQLPMVLDRAFRAALANSGPAVVIIPHDIQQEPEPELGQEHGEVVTAVHWSSGHLLPRDEDLAQAVKVLTEGKKVAILAGRGVQDAQEELVELAERLGAGITTALLGKPFVDETHRLAAGNMGHLGTHSANWVLQNCDTLLIIGANSPWTEFYPPPGQARAVQIDVNAATMGNRYPIEVGLLGQSAPTIALLLEHLPTDLTDEDDERSEWETSVEEAIANSRTISRERSLVAADPLNPELVISGVNGLLWDDTQLAIDVGSSVYHYVRHINVPRGANAHLSSTLASMGCGIPYGISAKEVSPERPVVVLAGDGAMTMLGINELITVADRWRSWSDPRFVVVVLANRDLSEVSWEQRETEGEPRFEDSQRVPAFDFVAFAEQLGLRGVRVDDPEGLDEVLAEAFTADRPIIIEANTDPDIPLIPPYPHGRELVESMREGITAEGASGEHALRLLETYAEIEERYS, encoded by the coding sequence ATGTCCGTTTCTGACCTCATCGTCCGCCGCCTCATCGATTGGGGGGTAACCCGGATCTACGGTTATTCCGGCGATGGCAACAATGCTCTTCTCGGGGCGATCCGTCGCGCGGGAGAGAACCTCGATTTCATCGCCGCCCGACATGAGGAGGGTGCGGCCTTCATGGCTGTCGGTGATGCCAAGTACAGCCGCAAGGTGGGAGTTGTCACCGCAACCCAGGGCCCGGGCGCGGTTCACCTCCTCAACGGCCTCTATGACGCCAAGTTGGACAGCGCGCCCGTGGTGGCCCTGGTGGCGCAACAGAGCAGATCGGTGTTGGGATCTGATTATCAGCAGGAGATTGACCTGCATAATCTCTTCGCCGATGTGGCCACCCCCTTCATGGAGACCATCACCACACCGGAGCAGCTTCCCATGGTTCTGGACCGGGCGTTCCGGGCGGCTCTGGCCAACAGCGGCCCGGCGGTGGTGATCATCCCGCATGACATCCAGCAGGAGCCCGAACCTGAGCTGGGGCAGGAACACGGCGAGGTGGTGACCGCGGTGCACTGGAGCAGTGGCCATCTACTCCCCCGGGATGAGGACCTCGCACAGGCTGTGAAGGTACTCACCGAGGGAAAGAAGGTGGCGATCCTCGCCGGGCGCGGTGTTCAGGATGCTCAGGAAGAACTGGTCGAATTGGCCGAGCGTCTCGGTGCTGGAATCACCACGGCACTGCTCGGCAAACCATTTGTTGATGAAACCCACCGCTTGGCTGCGGGCAACATGGGGCACCTGGGCACCCATTCGGCGAACTGGGTTTTGCAGAATTGTGACACCCTGCTGATCATCGGTGCCAACAGCCCGTGGACGGAATTTTATCCGCCACCGGGCCAGGCGCGCGCGGTGCAGATCGATGTCAACGCAGCCACGATGGGGAACCGCTACCCCATCGAGGTCGGCTTGTTGGGGCAGTCTGCTCCCACCATCGCGTTGCTGTTGGAGCATCTCCCCACTGACCTCACCGATGAGGATGACGAAAGATCCGAATGGGAGACCAGTGTGGAGGAGGCCATCGCGAACTCCCGCACGATTTCCCGTGAGCGTTCACTGGTGGCTGCTGATCCGCTCAATCCGGAGCTGGTGATCAGTGGCGTGAATGGCCTGCTCTGGGATGACACCCAGTTGGCGATCGATGTGGGTAGCTCCGTCTACCACTATGTCCGCCATATCAATGTGCCCCGCGGGGCCAATGCGCATCTGTCCAGCACGTTGGCGTCCATGGGATGTGGAATTCCTTATGGCATCAGTGCCAAGGAGGTCTCCCCGGAGCGCCCCGTGGTGGTGCTGGCGGGTGATGGCGCGATGACGATGCTCGGAATCAACGAGCTGATCACCGTGGCCGACAGGTGGCGTTCCTGGTCGGATCCCCGTTTCGTGGTGGTGGTTCTGGCCAACCGGGATCTGTCCGAGGTCAGTTGGGAGCAGCGGGAAACTGAGGGCGAGCCCCGTTTCGAGGACTCGCAGCGGGTACCCGCCTTCGATTTTGTGGCCTTTGCCGAGCAGCTCGGTCTGCGTGGAGTTCGTGTTGATGATCCTGAAGGCCTCGACGAGGTGCTCGCGGAAGCGTTCACCGCTGACCGGCCCATCATCATCGAGGCGAACACCGACCCGGATATCCCGCTGATCCCGCCTTATCCGCACGGCCGTGAACTGGTGGAATCCATGCGTGAGGGCATCACCGCTGAAGGCGCTTCAGGCGAGCACGCCCTGCGCCTGCTGGAAACCTACGCCGAGATCGAGGAGCGCTACTCCTAA
- a CDS encoding ferredoxin, with amino-acid sequence MHHLELDRPRCEGHGLCEEAAPHLMHLDDEGELILDVENINDSDLPAAQDAVRVCPVAALRLTAQNL; translated from the coding sequence ATGCACCATCTTGAACTCGACCGCCCCCGCTGCGAAGGCCACGGACTCTGCGAGGAAGCAGCGCCCCACCTCATGCACCTGGATGACGAGGGTGAGCTCATCCTCGACGTTGAGAACATCAACGATTCTGATCTGCCAGCCGCCCAGGATGCCGTCCGCGTCTGCCCCGTCGCAGCGCTGCGCCTGACCGCACAGAACCTTTAA
- a CDS encoding NUDIX hydrolase — MTRPDSSIQVAVSTVIFALRPDHNDLPALWTPFIARTRDPHLGRWALPGGWLSEHEQLEEVAARTLGETTGLHPSYLEQLYTFGDLHRSPTGRVISVVYWALVRADEVESAEPGENVQWFHADHLPDLAFDHNHIVDYALQRLRTKMEYADIAHSFLGETFTIAQLRAVHEAVLGQKLDAANFRRSVATSPDLVDTGEVLAGTPHRPPKLYRFTHNPER; from the coding sequence ATGACCCGGCCTGATAGCTCTATCCAGGTGGCCGTATCCACGGTCATCTTCGCGCTGCGCCCCGACCACAATGACCTCCCCGCACTGTGGACCCCCTTCATCGCCCGCACCCGCGACCCCCACCTGGGCAGATGGGCTTTACCGGGCGGCTGGTTGTCAGAACATGAGCAACTCGAGGAGGTGGCTGCCCGCACCCTCGGGGAGACCACCGGCCTCCACCCGAGCTACCTCGAACAGCTCTACACCTTCGGCGACCTCCACCGCTCCCCCACCGGCCGCGTCATCTCCGTTGTGTACTGGGCACTGGTCCGCGCCGATGAGGTGGAAAGCGCCGAACCCGGTGAGAACGTCCAGTGGTTCCACGCCGATCACCTGCCCGATCTGGCCTTCGACCACAACCACATTGTGGACTACGCGCTCCAACGCCTGCGCACAAAGATGGAATACGCCGATATCGCCCACTCCTTCCTCGGGGAAACTTTCACCATCGCGCAGTTACGCGCCGTCCACGAGGCTGTCCTCGGACAAAAACTCGATGCCGCCAACTTCCGAAGATCCGTGGCCACCTCACCCGATCTCGTGGACACCGGCGAAGTGCTCGCGGGCACACCCCACCGACCGCCCAAGCTCTACAGGTTCACCCACAACCCCGAGCGTTAA
- a CDS encoding CinA family protein — protein sequence MSKTDNAHPDVDAIAQDISRIAFQHDFTLAAAESLTGGKISCRLAAAPDSSSWYAGGVTSYMTRIKYEVLKVPEGDPVLTEEAVSQMALGVADLMTADAVVAVSGAGGPDGQEGNPPGTTWIAAFVRGTLHTELHHFPGDPEEVLEQTEHHALALLYDSMVELINHQEKDI from the coding sequence ATGTCGAAGACAGATAACGCACACCCAGATGTCGATGCCATTGCGCAGGATATTTCCCGGATCGCTTTCCAACACGATTTCACCCTCGCTGCTGCGGAATCACTCACAGGAGGAAAGATCTCCTGTCGACTGGCCGCAGCACCGGATTCCTCATCCTGGTACGCAGGCGGGGTGACGTCCTACATGACCCGTATCAAGTACGAGGTTCTGAAAGTCCCCGAAGGTGACCCCGTCCTCACTGAGGAGGCGGTCAGTCAAATGGCTCTCGGAGTCGCTGACCTGATGACCGCTGACGCGGTTGTCGCCGTGTCCGGGGCGGGTGGCCCAGACGGCCAAGAGGGCAATCCCCCTGGCACCACCTGGATTGCTGCCTTTGTTCGAGGAACATTACACACCGAACTCCACCATTTCCCTGGAGATCCCGAGGAAGTTCTAGAGCAGACCGAACACCATGCCCTGGCACTCTTATACGACTCCATGGTGGAGCTCATCAACCATCAGGAGAAGGACATATGA
- a CDS encoding DUF488 domain-containing protein codes for MVTVFTVGHSTHNLQTFLDMLAENGVEKLIDVRKLPGSRKFPHFDQEKLSTSLDEVGIAYAWSEPLTGHRPVSRTVPFEVNGFWQNRSFHNYADHALSGDFMKAVAHLMQDPARSVLLCSEAVWWRCHRRIITDHLLARGAEVIHIMGPGQTSVATLTSGAVVEEKADDTTVTYPATD; via the coding sequence ATGGTCACCGTATTCACCGTCGGACATTCCACGCACAACCTCCAGACCTTCCTGGATATGCTGGCGGAGAACGGGGTGGAAAAGCTCATTGACGTGCGCAAACTTCCCGGGTCGAGGAAGTTCCCCCACTTTGATCAGGAAAAACTCAGCACTTCATTAGATGAGGTGGGGATCGCCTACGCATGGTCCGAGCCACTCACCGGTCACCGTCCGGTGAGCAGGACCGTGCCCTTTGAGGTCAATGGTTTCTGGCAGAACCGTAGTTTCCACAATTACGCGGACCATGCCTTGTCGGGGGATTTTATGAAAGCCGTGGCTCACCTCATGCAGGATCCCGCCCGCAGTGTGCTGCTGTGTTCAGAGGCGGTGTGGTGGCGGTGTCACCGGCGCATCATCACCGACCATCTTCTGGCCCGGGGCGCCGAGGTCATCCACATCATGGGCCCAGGTCAGACGTCGGTGGCGACCTTGACCTCCGGGGCGGTGGTGGAGGAGAAGGCAGATGACACCACAGTCACCTACCCTGCCACTGATTAA
- a CDS encoding VOC family protein, with protein sequence MSKNLSTYVTFPGNAAEVFEHWAKIFDGDLTMMKYGEMSAEGFPFQPDPERVAHAQLKLAGGTITGGDNMPGSPEAPLQDTAYSLLYSLDTPEEAERLIKGLVDGGGQLAMPFEEAPWGGFYGQAMDRFGVLWAFDVEAPGPTVEDTKI encoded by the coding sequence ATGAGCAAAAACCTGTCCACCTATGTCACCTTCCCCGGAAACGCCGCCGAGGTGTTTGAACACTGGGCAAAGATCTTTGACGGCGATCTCACCATGATGAAATACGGAGAGATGTCGGCTGAGGGTTTCCCGTTCCAACCTGATCCGGAGAGGGTTGCCCATGCACAGCTGAAACTGGCGGGCGGCACCATCACCGGCGGTGACAACATGCCGGGAAGCCCAGAAGCACCTCTGCAGGACACCGCCTACTCACTGCTGTATTCCCTGGACACCCCTGAAGAGGCAGAACGCCTAATCAAGGGACTCGTCGATGGGGGAGGGCAGCTCGCCATGCCTTTCGAGGAGGCCCCATGGGGTGGCTTCTACGGGCAGGCCATGGACCGTTTCGGTGTGTTGTGGGCCTTCGATGTTGAAGCACCCGGGCCCACCGTGGAGGACACCAAAATCTAA
- a CDS encoding DMT family transporter, giving the protein MLAALFGVFAGSLLPIQTSANNRLRRSVGAPLMASFLSFLIGTGALLVATWITSGHPFPALAQTAGQPWWVFTGGALGVIVLTGNILLFPRVGSVQTVILPITGQIITGLLIDTLGLLGAPQIPLSWLRLLGAVLVLIGALAAVGAFRRHTPATADKPPGVWLWRMLGLLMGAAAATQISVNGRLGTVLGSAVEAALVSFSVGALTLFLLLVLTRTPWRGVSLSDEPNPWWMWMGGFLGATVVYGTAFLGPIVGTGMTVVLMLLGMMTASLLIDTLGLLGANRRRVSWVQMMGLVVIIAGVAMIRVL; this is encoded by the coding sequence ATGTTAGCTGCCCTCTTCGGTGTGTTCGCAGGATCCCTGCTGCCCATTCAGACTTCGGCGAACAACCGCTTGCGCCGCAGCGTCGGTGCGCCCCTCATGGCATCGTTCCTGTCCTTCCTCATCGGCACCGGCGCGCTCCTGGTCGCCACGTGGATCACCAGCGGCCACCCTTTTCCAGCGCTTGCGCAGACGGCGGGGCAGCCGTGGTGGGTGTTCACCGGTGGTGCGCTCGGGGTGATTGTGCTGACGGGAAATATCCTGCTCTTCCCGCGTGTGGGCAGTGTCCAGACGGTTATTCTGCCGATTACCGGGCAGATCATCACCGGGTTATTGATCGACACCCTGGGCCTGCTCGGTGCGCCACAGATACCCCTGAGCTGGCTGCGCCTGCTCGGTGCGGTGCTGGTGCTCATCGGCGCGCTCGCGGCCGTCGGTGCTTTTCGACGCCACACCCCTGCCACCGCTGATAAACCCCCGGGGGTGTGGCTGTGGCGCATGCTCGGTCTGTTGATGGGAGCGGCCGCCGCAACTCAGATATCTGTGAATGGTCGTCTGGGTACCGTTTTGGGTTCAGCGGTGGAGGCGGCCCTGGTTTCCTTCAGTGTGGGTGCACTGACGCTTTTTCTCCTGCTGGTTCTCACCCGAACCCCCTGGCGTGGTGTGTCCCTGTCGGATGAACCCAACCCGTGGTGGATGTGGATGGGTGGTTTCCTGGGTGCCACGGTGGTGTACGGAACTGCGTTCCTGGGGCCGATCGTGGGTACCGGTATGACGGTGGTGCTCATGCTGTTGGGCATGATGACCGCCAGCCTGCTCATTGACACCCTCGGACTTCTCGGGGCCAACAGGCGACGCGTGTCCTGGGTGCAGATGATGGGGCTGGTGGTGATCATCGCGGGCGTGGCGATGATCAGGGTGCTCTAG
- a CDS encoding zinc-dependent alcohol dehydrogenase translates to MRALTWQGKRKLSVDTVPDPVLQADNDAIIEVTSTAICGSDLHLYEVLGPFMDEGDIVGHEPMGRVVEAGPASNLTVGDRVVIPFNISCGTCWMCKRGLFSQCETTQVREYGSGASLFGYSRLYGSVPGGQAEYLRVPHANFGPIKVGNELPDHRYLFLSDVLPTAWQAVQYADVGEGDTLAVYGLGPIGQMCARIGRHLGARVFGIEPVAERRAMAARHGIEVFDMGEDAHAAIRDLTDGRGPDAVVDAVGMEAHGSPVGKLAHDVMGFVPDVAARKMMEHGGLDRLGALHGSIDLVRRGGTVSLSGVYGGEASPMPMLTMFDKQIQMRMGQCNVKAWIDDLLPLVEDSTDPLGIDDFITHRVPLSEAPGAYEKFQKKEDGCIKVVLDPTQ, encoded by the coding sequence ATGAGAGCACTGACCTGGCAAGGAAAAAGAAAACTCAGCGTAGACACCGTTCCTGATCCTGTTCTGCAGGCAGACAACGATGCCATCATCGAAGTCACCTCAACCGCAATCTGCGGTTCTGATCTGCACCTCTATGAGGTGCTCGGCCCTTTCATGGATGAAGGCGATATCGTCGGCCATGAACCCATGGGACGTGTGGTTGAAGCTGGCCCCGCCTCCAACCTCACCGTGGGTGACCGGGTGGTCATCCCCTTCAATATCTCCTGCGGCACCTGCTGGATGTGCAAGCGGGGATTGTTCTCCCAGTGCGAAACCACCCAGGTCCGGGAATACGGCTCCGGGGCCAGCCTTTTCGGTTATTCCCGACTTTATGGCTCAGTACCCGGCGGCCAGGCTGAATACCTACGGGTTCCACACGCCAACTTCGGACCGATCAAGGTTGGCAATGAACTCCCTGATCACCGATACCTCTTCCTCAGCGATGTCCTGCCCACTGCCTGGCAGGCTGTGCAGTACGCCGATGTCGGCGAGGGTGACACCCTGGCGGTTTACGGACTCGGACCCATCGGCCAGATGTGTGCCAGAATCGGCCGTCACCTGGGGGCCCGCGTATTCGGTATCGAACCTGTCGCTGAGCGTCGCGCCATGGCAGCCCGGCACGGCATCGAGGTATTCGATATGGGTGAGGATGCGCATGCGGCGATCCGCGATCTCACCGACGGACGTGGCCCTGACGCCGTAGTGGATGCAGTTGGTATGGAAGCCCATGGGTCACCCGTCGGCAAGCTCGCACATGATGTGATGGGCTTCGTGCCCGACGTGGCCGCCCGCAAGATGATGGAACACGGTGGGTTGGACCGACTTGGGGCACTCCATGGATCCATTGATCTGGTCCGGCGTGGTGGAACCGTGTCGCTGAGTGGTGTCTACGGTGGCGAAGCCAGCCCCATGCCGATGCTCACCATGTTTGATAAGCAGATTCAGATGCGCATGGGTCAGTGCAACGTGAAGGCGTGGATCGATGATCTCCTTCCGCTGGTGGAGGATTCCACGGATCCCCTGGGGATTGATGATTTCATCACACACCGGGTTCCCCTGAGCGAGGCCCCAGGGGCTTATGAGAAGTTCCAGAAGAAGGAGGACGGCTGCATCAAGGTCGTGCTCGATCCAACTCAGTGA
- a CDS encoding MBL fold metallo-hydrolase produces MKITRHVHACVEIHHNDRSLLIDPGNFGAPESLNTTDAVLLTHSHPDHADADALVRARENRPHLPIYGPQHLAMILPFEVHIVQRGDTFNVAGFHVEVLGSDHAMITRAQDVPENIGFLINRRVLHPGDAFQPIRNVDLALVPVNGPWVKMLDVEQWLKKFPPRRFMGIHDGMVIDAGRALNNKILGILGDAYGSEHLPLEPGESYELPT; encoded by the coding sequence ATGAAGATCACACGCCACGTCCATGCCTGTGTGGAAATTCACCACAATGATCGAAGTCTTCTCATTGACCCGGGCAATTTCGGTGCCCCAGAGTCTCTCAACACCACAGATGCCGTGCTGCTCACCCATAGTCACCCGGATCACGCGGATGCGGATGCACTCGTCCGGGCCCGTGAAAACCGCCCCCATCTCCCGATCTACGGGCCGCAGCATCTCGCAATGATCCTCCCCTTCGAGGTGCACATCGTGCAGCGCGGGGATACCTTCAATGTCGCCGGATTCCACGTGGAGGTGCTCGGTTCCGACCATGCCATGATCACCCGCGCCCAGGATGTCCCGGAGAACATCGGCTTCCTCATCAACAGGCGGGTTCTACATCCTGGTGATGCGTTCCAACCGATCAGGAACGTGGATCTTGCACTGGTTCCGGTCAATGGCCCCTGGGTGAAGATGCTTGATGTTGAGCAGTGGTTGAAGAAGTTTCCACCCCGCAGATTCATGGGCATCCATGACGGCATGGTCATTGATGCGGGCCGGGCACTCAATAATAAGATCCTCGGGATACTCGGAGACGCTTACGGATCCGAGCACCTCCCGCTGGAACCTGGTGAGTCCTATGAATTGCCCACCTAG